A window of Vigna unguiculata cultivar IT97K-499-35 chromosome 4, ASM411807v1, whole genome shotgun sequence contains these coding sequences:
- the LOC114181562 gene encoding 3-ketoacyl-CoA synthase 20-like produces the protein MLHHFNINILFTFLLAVTTACFYVPELKHRGWIIIASCMAMAMLYHLLMKRPCKVYLVDFACFKPSVACLCSKETLLDRAKRVGFLSDENYKLVTKILDRSGLGPWTYVPEGLLEIPPKLTLDEARKETDTVLFGAVDELLEKTGIEAKDIGILVVNCCLFNPTPSLSDSIINRYKLRGNILAYNLSGMGCSAGVLAVDFAKQLLLAHPNSYALVLSTENEISSMYWGNNPSMLLVNCLFRMGGSAALLSSHPSDRRRAKYQLLHTLRTHVGGDDNSYRCVFQEEDEENKVGVSLSKELMNVARDALKVHITSLGPLVLPLSEKIKFLSNLIERKVLKTKIESYMPNFKLAFDHFCIHTGGRAVLDRMQKSLELEDWHMEPSRMTLYRFGNTSSSSVWYELAYCEGKGRVKKGDRVWQMAFGSGFKCNTAVWLALNTIDASSCRSAWRDEIANFPVKIDPLPVKTNK, from the exons ATGCTGCACCATTTCAACATAAACATCTTGTTCACGTTTCTTTTGGCTGTGACCACAGCATGTTTCTACGTCCCTGAGTTAAAACATCGAGGTTGGATCATAATAGCATCATGCATGGCCATGGCAATGCTATACCACCTTTTAATGAAGCGACCCTGCAAAGTTTACTTGGTGGACTTTGCATGCTTCAAGCCAAGCGTTGCGTGCCTTTGCTCCAAGGAAACGTTGCTGGACAGAGCCAAGCGCGTGGGGTTTCTCTCCGACGAAAACTACAAGCTCGTCACCAAGATTCTCGACAGGTCTGGCTTGGGACCGTGGACCTATGTTCCAGAGGGGCTGTTGGAGATTCCGCCGAAGCTAACTTTGGACGAGGCAAGGAAGGAAACCGACACGGTGCTTTTCGGAGCTGTTGATGAGCTTTTGGAGAAAACTGGGATTGAAGCGAAGGACATAGGGATACTTGTGGTCAATTGTTGCTTGTTCAATCCCACACCGTCCCTGTCTGACTCCATTATTAATCGATACAAGCTTCGAGGGAACATTCTGGCCTATAATCTCAGTGGCATGGGGTGCAGCGCAGGGGTTCTTGCTGTTGACTTTGCCAAACAGCTCCTTCTG gCACACCCGAACTCGTACGCGCTGGTTCTGAGCACGGAAAATGAGATATCGAGCATGTACTGGGGCAACAACCCGTCGATGCTACTGGTGAACTGTCTATTCCGCATGGGCGGATCCGCCGCGCTACTCTCCAGCCACCCGTCGGACCGGCGGCGCGCAAAGTACCAGCTCCTCCACACGCTCCGGACGCACGTGGGCGGCGACGACAACAGCTACAGGTGTGTGTTCCAGGAGGAGGACGAGGAGAACAAGGTGGGTGTGTCGCTGTCGAAAGAGCTGATGAACGTGGCACGCGACGCCCTGAAAGTCCACATCACCTCCCTGGGGCCTCTGGTTCTCCCACTGTCGGAAAAGATAAAGTTCTTATCAAACCTAATCGAGAGGAAGGTGCTGAAGACGAAGATCGAGTCGTACATGCCGAACTTCAAGCTTGCATTCGACCACTTCTGCATCCACACGGGAGGGAGAGCTGTGCTGGACCGCATGCAGAAGAGTTTGGAGCTGGAAGACTGGCACATGGAACCTTCTAGAATGACCCTTTACAGGTTCGGAAACACTTCTTCGAGTTCCGTGTGGTACGAGTTGGCGTATTGTGAGGGGAAGGGGAGGGTGAAGAAGGGTGATAGGGTGTGGCAGATGGCGTTTGGGTCGGGCTTCAAGTGCAACACCGCCGTCTGGCTTGCCTTGAACACCATCGACGCTTCCTCCTGCAGGAGCGCCTGGAGGGATGAGATTGCTAATTTTCCTGTCAAGATTGATCCTCTCCCCGTCAAGACTAACAAATAA